A region of the bacterium genome:
AAATTTTTCAAGTTTATCGGTCTAACCCGAGCTCTTTGTTTTTCCACTCTCTTAGATATTTTCTCCATATTTCCAATCTGTGCTGGTGTAATTTCAAAAAGATAGGCATATAAATCTTTACACTTTTCTAACCCATATTTTTCTATGTAGTCAATATAATACCGAGGATTATATGGCATCATTAAAAATGGTGGGGAATCAAAACCTTCAACTAAAAAACCACATTCATCATTCATAGATGGATTTACCGGTCCTCGGATTATCTCAATATCTTTTTCTCTTAACCAATCACAAACTTCATCCAGCAACCTTTTAGCAAAAGCATAATCCCTTGAACACTCAAAAAAACCGAAGAAGCCACATTTTTCATTATGAAAACTGATATGATTATAATCAATAATTCCAGCAATCCGTCCTACTATTTTCTCTTTTTTTCTTAGTAAAAAGAGCATTCTTTCGGCATGATTCCACAAAGGATTCTTATTTCCAAGGATAAATTTGTACTCCTTAATTTGAGGAGGAATCCAGTTCATATCACCTTTATAGACTCTCCAAGGAAACCTTACAAAATCAGTTAGGGATCTATCTTCCTTTACTACTTCAATATTCATATCAACTTGTATTTTTTTA
Encoded here:
- a CDS encoding GNAT family N-acetyltransferase, producing MNWIPPQIKEYKFILGNKNPLWNHAERMLFLLRKKEKIVGRIAGIIDYNHISFHNEKCGFFGFFECSRDYAFAKRLLDEVCDWLREKDIEIIRGPVNPSMNDECGFLVEGFDSPPFLMMPYNPRYYIDYIEKYGLEKCKDLYAYLFEITPAQIGNMEKISKRVEKQRARVRPINLKNFAQEINIIKEIYNTSWRDNWGFVPMTDEEIMYMAKRLKSLLVPELLLILEVKGNFAGFVMTLPNYNEALRNLNKHWWDTIKLLWRLRKIKSLRVIAMGVKPEYRRRGFEALLYLESLKIALKKGYQQCEFSWILEDNILTQRAAEKMGGKLYKRYRIYEMKI